A single window of Chitinophagales bacterium DNA harbors:
- a CDS encoding SDR family oxidoreductase, producing the protein MHLNIDKQLFIVGGATSGFGLAVTQALIAEGAIVIAVARGKEKIDELVAYAPKQIEGIVGDITQSDTIQHILNQVGERHLSGMLVNAGGPPAMSFLETTLDDWDDAYQKVLRWKVEITQALAPKLITQKYGRLVYVESVSVKQPIENLVLSNSLRLGVVGFVKTLSEEIAHHGVNLNILAPGYHATPRMEELLKKKSENEGISIGDARSTFEAQTKTGQMGEAADFASLALWLLSPVSRYITGQTISVDGGLVKGTMG; encoded by the coding sequence ATGCACTTAAACATAGACAAACAGTTATTCATAGTAGGCGGAGCCACCAGCGGCTTCGGATTAGCAGTCACCCAAGCACTCATTGCAGAAGGCGCAATCGTGATTGCAGTAGCAAGAGGCAAGGAGAAAATAGACGAATTGGTCGCTTATGCACCCAAACAAATAGAAGGCATTGTAGGCGATATTACCCAATCCGACACAATTCAACACATCCTCAACCAAGTTGGCGAACGTCATTTATCAGGTATGTTGGTCAATGCAGGGGGACCACCCGCCATGTCATTCCTCGAAACAACATTAGATGACTGGGACGATGCTTATCAGAAGGTCTTACGGTGGAAAGTAGAAATTACCCAAGCATTGGCTCCCAAACTCATCACCCAAAAATATGGCCGCTTGGTCTATGTAGAAAGTGTGTCGGTCAAACAACCTATTGAAAATTTAGTCTTGAGCAACTCCCTTCGATTGGGTGTAGTAGGTTTTGTGAAAACCCTCTCCGAAGAAATTGCCCATCATGGCGTAAACCTCAACATTCTCGCACCAGGCTACCACGCTACTCCAAGAATGGAAGAACTATTGAAGAAAAAAAGCGAAAATGAGGGAATCTCAATAGGTGATGCCCGTTCTACCTTTGAAGCCCAAACCAAAACGGGGCAAATGGGCGAAGCGGCTGATTTTGCATCATTGGCTTTGTGGCTGCTTTCACCTGTAAGTCGTTATATTACAGGTCAGACAATCAGTGTAGATGGAGGTTTGGTGAAGGGAACGATGGGGTAA